One genomic region from Henningerozyma blattae CBS 6284 chromosome 2, complete genome encodes:
- the PRP24 gene encoding U6 snRNP complex subunit PRP24 (similar to Saccharomyces cerevisiae PRP24 (YMR268C); ancestral locus Anc_8.822) translates to MSQDIRKRELENETGFTSTKKFNSHHHSQSRNREVSTIIVTNLPKSYNQQKTRNIFHDCGNIIHIDLVATLDNSSKIARLEFESYNDVLIAQTKTFKKIGQNEIIVKPLVDSTIWITNFPPTFEVSDIRSIFKENNILPLSIRFPSLRFNSKRRFCYVDVCSNKEALLAVSRFNDKNIHGYKLVAKLSNPAMKQERSDSAIKEKREILVRNIDNELATEEILKTYFLVCGEIQNIRIISPNNKSNSFAFIIFLNAESAEKAIKLNNSYLKVGSNPISITIAEQKPYLERQEIKSLLSARHSDKISRTVSLHPIISDKISKEKITAFVLKIIPTVSQDDLDKVYLVTDYSGCLIVCKSETIAAKLMMGLNGQRFQNNVIHCGTIHDLKNSNKDHHTNKTPISNNLKDIDTSTTSVNLQRVTSEEKGTMTNEDFRKMFLGK, encoded by the coding sequence ATGTCCCAAGATATTAGAAAGCgtgaattagaaaatgaaacaGGATTTACTTCtaccaaaaaatttaattcacATCATCATTCTCAATCTAGAAACAGAGAAGTTTCCACAATTATTGTAACTAATCTGCCAAAAAGTTATAACCAACAAAAGACTCGTAATATTTTCCATGATTGtggaaatattattcatattgaTCTTGTTGCTACGTTAGATAATTCATCTAAAATTGCAAGACTTGAGTTTGAAAGCTATAACGATGTCCTTATTGCCCAAACAAAAACTTTTAAGAAAATTGGACAAAATGAAATCATTGTGAAACCATTAGTGGATTCAACTATTTGGATAACCAATTTTCCACCCACCTTTGAAGTATCCGATATCAGAAGCatctttaaagaaaataatattcttccATTAAGTATAAGATTCCCCTCATTACGCTTCAATTCAAAGAGACGGTTTTGCTACGTTGATGTTTGCTCTAATAAGGAAGCTTTACTAGCAGTTAGTAGATtcaatgataaaaatattcatgGATATAAATTAGTGGCCAAATTATCAAATCCTGCAATGAAACAAGAGAGATCTGATTCTGCAATTAAAGAGAAAAGAGAAATCCTTGTCagaaatattgataatgaattagcaacagaagaaattttgaaaactTACTTTCTAGTCTGTGgagaaattcaaaatattcgAATAATATCtcctaataataaatcaaatagtTTTGCATTTATCATATTTCTCAATGCTGAAAGCGCAGAAAAagcaattaaattaaataattcatacCTTAAAGTTGGATCTAATCCAATATCAATAACAATAGCAGAACAAAAACCTTATCTAGAGAGacaagaaataaaaagtttattatCTGCTCGACATAGTGATAAAATATCACGGACAGTCTCATTGCATCCTATTATATCAGATAAGATatctaaagaaaaaatcacTGCATTTGTTTTAAAGATCATTCCAACTGTGTCACAGGATGATCTTGACAAGGTATATTTAGTGACTGATTATAGTGGCTGTTTAATCGTATGCAAATCAGAAACTATAGCTGCAAAACTTATGATGGGATTAAATGGCCAACGTTTTCAAAATAACGTTATCCATTGTGGAACTATTCACGATCTGAAGAATTCAAACAAAGACCACCACACCAATAAAACGCCAATTTCTAACAATCTCAAAGACATAGATACTTCGACAACGTCAGTTAATCTTCAAAGAGTAACTTCTGAAGAAAAAGGTACTATGACAAACGAGGATTTTAGGAAAATGTTCTTAGGAAAATAA